In a single window of the Balaenoptera acutorostrata chromosome 3, mBalAcu1.1, whole genome shotgun sequence genome:
- the CNIH1 gene encoding protein cornichon homolog 1, whose amino-acid sequence MAFTFAAFCYMLALLLTAALIFFAIWHIIAFDELKTDYKNPIDQCNTLNPLVLPEYLIHAFFCVMFLCAAEWLTLGLNMPLLAYHIWRYMSRPVMSGPGLYDPTTIMNADILAYCQKEGWCKLAFYLLAFFYYLYGMIYVLVSS is encoded by the exons ATGGCGTTCACGTTCGCGGCCTTCTGCTACATGCTGGCGCTGCTGCTCACCGCCGCACTCATCTTCTTCGCCATTTGGCAT attatagCATTTGATGAGCTGAAGACTGATTACAAGAATCCTATAGACCAGTGTAATACCCTGAATCCT cttgtccttCCAGAGTACCTCATCCATGCTTTCTTCTGTGTCATGTTTCTTTGTGCAGCAGAGTGGCTTACACTGGGTCTCAATATGCCCCTCTTGGCATATCATATTTGGAG GTATATGAGTAGACCAGTGATGAGTGGACCAGGACTCTATGACCCTACAACCATCATGAATGCAGATATTCTAGCATATTGTCAGAAAGAAGGATGGTGCAAATTAGCTTTTTATCTTCTAGCATTTTTTTACTACCTATATGg caTGATCTATGTTCTGGTGAGCTCTTAG